In one window of Primulina tabacum isolate GXHZ01 chromosome 8, ASM2559414v2, whole genome shotgun sequence DNA:
- the LOC142553782 gene encoding pectinesterase 4-like: MGAGKKVGISVVSLILVVGAVIGVVAVVRSSENSANDESGKSPSASMKAIDSICAPTSYKDACTRTLGPVARNETATPKDYIMAAIQATLEEVQKSFEVTSKTIVNNETDPYNHMAVEDCKELLDQAIDTLQASYSMVGDSDMHTLQDRADELRSWMTSVYALQSSCMDQIEKPEYKSAIENGMINATQLTDNAINIVAELSEVLKAFNVPINLRPNARRLMGSNSYPSWFDTSDRRLLRAQRGGHIRPNVVVAKDGSGQFRTVASAINAYPKNYKGRFIIYVKTGIYDEFIVIDKNKPNIFLYGDGPGKTIITGKRNFGIMKIGTMNTATFSNNAPGFIARRLTFRNTAGPDGHQAVALRINGDMSAIFDCHIEGYQDTLYYHTSRQFYRDCVISGTIDFIFGMGDAVIQNSLIVVRRPNANQFNTVTADGKEVARGSNGLVLQNCRIVPEKELFPVRFQIPSYLGRPWKAQSLTVVMQSELGDLIRPEGWMPWSTTDPNYFFHNTCQYYEFANRGPGANTAGRSRMFKHFKVLSPQEATRYTVAAFLQGAQWLKQAHIPHQLGL; the protein is encoded by the exons ATGGGAGCTGGAAAGAAAGTAGGGATATCAGTGGTGTCCCTGATCTTAGTGGTGGGGGCTGTCATTGGTGTCGTAGCGGTGGTGCGAAGCAGCGAAAACTCCGCCAACGATGAAAGCGGGAAGTCCCCGTCTGCCTCTATGAAGGCCATCGACTCCATCTGCGCTCCCACGAGTTACAAGGATGCTTGCACCCGCACCCTGGGACCTGTCGCCAGGAATGAGACCGCCACCCCCAAGGACTACATCATGGCAGCCATTCAGGCCACTCTGGAGGAAGTCCAGAAATCCTTCGAGGTCACCAGTAAAACCATCGTCAACAATGAAACGGATCCCTACAACCACATGGCTGTGGAGGATTGCAAGGAGTTGCTAGATCAGGCCATCGACACTCTACAGGCATCCTATTCCATGGTGGGGGATAGTGATATGCACACGCTCCAGGATCGTGCGGACGAACTAAGGAGCTGGATGACCTCTGTATACGCCCTCCAGTCCTCGTGCATGGACCAAATCGAGAAGCCCGAGTACAAATCGGCAATCGAGAATGGCATGATCAATGCCACTCAGCTCACTGACAATGCTATCAACATTGTTGCTGAGCTCTCCGAAGTTTTGAAGGCCTTCAATGTTCCGATCAATCTCAGGCCCAACGCTCGTCGATTAATGGGATCGAACAGTTACCCAAGCTGGTTTGACACTTCCGACCGTAGGCTGTTGAGAGCACAGCGGGGAGGCCACATCAGGCCAAACGTAGTTGTTGCCAAAGACGGCAGTGGACAATTCAGGACCGTTGCTAGTGCCATCAATGCATATCCCAAGAACTATAAGGGTAGATTCATCATCTATGTGAAGACCGGAATCTATGACGAATTCATTGTTATTGACAAGAACAAGCCCAATATCTTCCTCTATGGAGATGGCCCTGGAAAGACCATTATCACTGGGAAAAGAAACTTTGGAATCATGAAGATAGGAACAATGAACACTGCCACATTCT CTAACAACGCACCTGGATTCATTGCCCGGAGATTGACGTTCCGTAACACCGCTGGTCCTGATGGGCACCAGGCCGTTGCTCTCCGTATAAACGGTGACATGTCAGCCATATTCGACTGCCACATCGAGGGATACCAAGATACACTGTACTATCACACTTCCCGACAGTTCTACCGCGATTGCGTCATCTCTGGCACCATCGACTTCATTTTCGGGATGGGGGATGCTGTGATCCAAAACAGCTTGATCGTGGTGAGGAGACCAAATGCCAATCAATTCAACACCGTCACAGCCGATGGGAAAGAGGTAGCCAGAGGAAGCAACGGGTTGGTCCTCCAGAACTGCAGGATTGTTCCAGAGAAGGAACTATTCCCCGTCAGGTTCCAAATCCCCTCATACCTGGGCCGTCCATGGAAGGCACAATCTTTGACAGTGGTGATGCAGAGTGAATTGGGAGACCTGATCCGCCCCGAGGGCTGGATGCCATGGAGCACAACCGACCCCAATTACTTCTTTCACAACACTTGCCAATACTACGAGTTTGCAAACCGTGGCCCTGGCGCCAACACTGCCGGAAGAAGCAGGATGTTCAAGCATTTCAAGGTCCTCAGCCCACAGGAAGCCACCAGGTACACCGTAGCGGCGTTCCTTCAGGGTGCGCAGTGGCTAAAACAGGCTCACATCCCTCACCAACTTGGCCTGTAA